A window of the Methanoculleus horonobensis genome harbors these coding sequences:
- a CDS encoding PaaI family thioesterase: protein MKETVPVPKAYSAAVQRSDACEFARLLGMTVTAIEDGLVKVAMPTKGMKNAHGTIHGGAIFAIADHAFGIAANLEGVDEIAISANIRYFTVPAGETLEAVAYMISETARTSVYAVEVYSGERLVASFEGVGFKIGGTAKRE, encoded by the coding sequence ATGAAGGAGACCGTACCCGTCCCGAAAGCCTATTCTGCGGCGGTGCAGCGATCCGACGCCTGCGAGTTCGCACGCCTGCTCGGGATGACGGTCACGGCGATCGAGGACGGCCTTGTTAAGGTGGCGATGCCGACGAAGGGGATGAAGAACGCCCACGGCACGATCCACGGGGGCGCGATCTTCGCCATCGCCGACCACGCCTTCGGCATCGCCGCGAACCTGGAGGGGGTCGACGAGATCGCGATCTCCGCGAACATCCGCTACTTCACTGTCCCGGCGGGGGAGACGCTCGAGGCGGTCGCATACATGATCTCGGAGACGGCGAGGACGTCGGTCTATGCCGTCGAGGTCTACTCGGGCGAGCGGCTGGTGGCCTCGTTCGAGGGCGTCGGGTTTAAGATCGGGGGAACGGCGAAGCGGGAGTGA
- a CDS encoding glycosyltransferase, with product MISVVVPTYNEEQNIERCLASLADQTVPRDTYEIIVVDGDSKDRTRELAEPLADRVFIQTSKRVGGARNDGAMAASGDIIATTDADCILPRDWVERIGKDFAEKDIVQLYGTVYPIEDSFRNRLSLLGANIFSRLGYYTRTIYFTLGCNTAFDREAFIRAGMYRCIDAGDDLEIAQRMRKLGKVRLDPRLKVGFSMRRYQQFGTLKSLWEWFYIVLRGGEAKGATYTQREYK from the coding sequence ATGATCTCCGTAGTCGTGCCGACCTATAACGAAGAGCAGAACATCGAGCGCTGCCTTGCGTCGCTCGCAGACCAGACGGTGCCGCGGGATACCTACGAGATCATCGTCGTCGACGGAGACTCGAAGGACAGGACCCGGGAACTGGCCGAGCCCCTTGCGGACAGGGTCTTCATCCAGACGAGCAAGCGGGTGGGCGGAGCCCGGAACGACGGGGCGATGGCTGCCTCGGGCGATATCATCGCCACGACGGATGCCGACTGCATCCTTCCCCGCGACTGGGTGGAGCGGATCGGGAAGGACTTCGCGGAGAAGGATATCGTGCAGCTCTACGGCACGGTCTACCCGATCGAGGACAGTTTCCGGAACCGGCTCTCTCTTCTCGGAGCAAACATCTTCTCGCGCCTGGGCTACTACACCCGGACGATCTACTTCACGCTCGGGTGCAACACGGCCTTCGACCGGGAGGCGTTCATCCGGGCGGGGATGTACCGCTGCATCGATGCCGGGGACGATCTCGAGATCGCGCAGCGGATGCGCAAGCTCGGGAAGGTCCGTCTCGACCCCCGCCTGAAAGTCGGGTTCTCGATGCGGCGCTACCAGCAGTTCGGGACGCTCAAGTCGCTCTGGGAGTGGTTCTATATCGTTCTTCGCGGCGGCGAGGCGAAAGGCGCCACCTACACGCAGCGGGAGTACAAGTAG